Proteins co-encoded in one Coxiella burnetii genomic window:
- the mreD gene encoding rod shape-determining protein MreD: MEGNYAKDVLAIGLTLIMAMMLTILPLPAWAVWYQPAWIFMVLLFWMIALPYRVGIGAAFIWGLLFDLLSGTILGQHALIFTIIAYFIIRFQTPLRSLPNWQQMILVFIATAVYLALQYWIMAMADASPETAKYWLPLMSTTLLWPWVRVLLKDYQSRFRLG, translated from the coding sequence ATGGAAGGTAATTATGCAAAAGATGTGTTAGCTATCGGCCTCACCCTAATAATGGCAATGATGTTGACGATATTACCTTTGCCCGCATGGGCCGTCTGGTACCAACCCGCTTGGATCTTCATGGTGCTGTTATTTTGGATGATCGCTCTTCCATATCGGGTGGGGATAGGGGCTGCTTTCATCTGGGGGCTGCTTTTTGATTTGCTGTCAGGCACAATTTTGGGACAGCATGCGTTGATATTCACCATCATCGCTTATTTTATTATCCGCTTTCAAACGCCCCTACGCAGTCTACCGAACTGGCAACAAATGATACTTGTTTTTATCGCCACTGCTGTTTATTTAGCGTTACAATATTGGATTATGGCGATGGCTGACGCATCGCCAGAGACAGCAAAATATTGGCTACCCCTCATGAGCACGACTCTCTTATGGCCTTGGGTACGAGTTTTATTAAAAGATTATCAGAGTCGTTTTAGATTAGGTTAA
- the mreC gene encoding rod shape-determining protein MreC: protein MNKLIFKRSSMPGLRTLIYMGLAIALIVLDQKALFFQKIRADLALVVLPLQYLVSVPIKTIHWIAINVTTQQELVADNARLRAHELLLESKLQKLLALERENAQLRTLLKSTAHVGGARVAVAQLLAVNLDPNLQQIIVDKGMRNHIYVGQPVLDAYGVVGQVIHAGLLTSKVMLISDPKSAVPVQDYRNGIRALALGMGSSGKLLLINVPDTSDIQKGDLFVSSGLGLRYPVGYPVGVVTELERDPTKRFATITLQPSAHLDQSQQVLMTWPNKASLAQDVHQELNLKEKE, encoded by the coding sequence ATGAATAAGTTAATTTTTAAACGCTCTTCGATGCCCGGGCTGCGTACCCTTATTTATATGGGGCTAGCGATCGCATTGATCGTTTTAGATCAAAAGGCCCTTTTTTTCCAGAAAATACGGGCTGATTTAGCCCTTGTGGTTCTTCCCCTTCAATATTTAGTCAGCGTTCCTATAAAGACCATCCATTGGATCGCTATCAATGTCACTACTCAGCAAGAGTTAGTGGCCGACAATGCGCGGTTACGCGCGCATGAGTTGTTGTTGGAATCGAAGCTGCAAAAATTGCTGGCGCTGGAGCGTGAGAATGCCCAGTTACGGACATTGTTGAAATCCACCGCCCATGTGGGAGGCGCTCGGGTGGCGGTCGCGCAATTACTCGCTGTGAATTTAGATCCTAATCTTCAACAGATTATTGTGGATAAAGGAATGCGGAATCATATTTATGTAGGCCAACCTGTGCTTGATGCCTACGGTGTGGTGGGGCAAGTGATTCACGCCGGCCTCCTGACGAGTAAAGTAATGCTTATTTCTGATCCTAAAAGTGCTGTTCCCGTGCAAGATTACCGTAATGGCATTCGCGCCCTCGCTCTTGGTATGGGTAGCTCAGGGAAGCTCTTGCTGATCAATGTTCCCGACACAAGCGATATCCAAAAAGGCGACCTCTTCGTGTCTTCAGGCTTGGGATTGCGCTATCCGGTGGGATACCCTGTGGGAGTGGTGACTGAACTTGAACGCGATCCGACTAAACGATTTGCGACGATTACTCTGCAACCTTCGGCCCATCTTGATCAATCGCAGCAAGTATTAATGACTTGGCCGAACAAAGCCTCATTAGCTCAAGACGTCCATCAAGAATTGAACTTAAAAGAGAAAGAGTAA
- a CDS encoding rod shape-determining protein, translated as MFKKLRGLISNDVSIDLGTANTLIYMVEQGGIVLNEPSVVAIRRDARGGQESVAAVGAEAKRMLGRTPGNIMATRPLKDGVIADFHVTEKMLQYFIHKVHKTRFLRPSPRVLICVPCGSTQVERRAIKESALGAGAREVYLIEEPMAAAMGAGLPVEEASGSMVVDIGGGTTEVAIISLSGIVYAESVRIGGDRFDEAIISYVRRNYGALIGETTAERIKHEIGGAFPSNEVKEIEVRGRNLAEGVPRSFTLTNNEILEALQEPLSGIVGAVRAALEQAPPELAADIAERGMILTGGGALLKDIDRLLMEETGLPVVVAEDPLTCVARGGGRALELMRSMGSEFLSRD; from the coding sequence ATGTTTAAAAAACTACGTGGTTTGATTTCAAACGATGTTTCAATCGATTTGGGGACGGCCAATACCTTGATTTATATGGTTGAGCAAGGTGGCATTGTATTGAATGAACCGTCCGTTGTTGCGATTCGTCGCGATGCCCGCGGGGGACAAGAAAGTGTGGCTGCCGTGGGAGCTGAAGCTAAGCGAATGTTAGGCCGCACCCCGGGCAATATTATGGCGACGCGACCGTTAAAAGACGGCGTTATTGCTGATTTTCACGTCACCGAAAAGATGTTGCAATATTTTATTCATAAAGTACATAAAACCCGATTCTTGCGGCCGAGTCCGCGGGTGTTAATTTGTGTTCCTTGTGGTTCCACCCAAGTTGAGCGTCGCGCCATTAAAGAATCTGCTTTAGGGGCTGGTGCGCGCGAAGTGTATTTAATTGAAGAACCAATGGCCGCCGCGATGGGCGCTGGGTTGCCGGTTGAAGAGGCAAGCGGTTCTATGGTGGTGGATATCGGCGGGGGAACGACCGAGGTCGCTATCATCTCATTGAGCGGCATTGTGTATGCGGAATCGGTGCGAATCGGTGGTGATCGTTTCGATGAAGCTATTATCAGTTATGTTCGACGTAATTACGGCGCTTTGATTGGTGAAACTACGGCAGAGCGGATTAAACATGAAATTGGCGGTGCTTTCCCGAGCAATGAAGTAAAAGAAATTGAAGTGCGCGGGCGCAATTTAGCCGAGGGCGTGCCGCGCAGCTTTACCCTGACTAACAACGAAATCCTGGAAGCACTGCAAGAACCCCTTTCGGGGATTGTGGGCGCCGTTCGTGCTGCTTTAGAGCAAGCGCCTCCCGAATTGGCTGCCGATATTGCAGAACGGGGAATGATTTTAACAGGAGGCGGAGCTTTGTTAAAGGATATCGACCGTTTATTAATGGAAGAAACGGGCTTGCCAGTCGTGGTGGCTGAAGATCCTTTAACCTGTGTCGCCCGAGGTGGGGGACGAGCGTTAGAATTGATGCGTTCGATGGGAAGTGAATTTCTTTCACGGGATTAG
- the gatC gene encoding Asp-tRNA(Asn)/Glu-tRNA(Gln) amidotransferase subunit GatC, with protein sequence MALLKSRDIDKIANLSKLIIPKNENDALLEALNKTFDLVIKMDKVDTSAVDPLAHPYNETQPLREDHVTESNQRDLFQKSAPQVEAGLYMVPVVIDNEG encoded by the coding sequence ATGGCTTTATTGAAATCTCGAGATATTGACAAAATCGCAAATTTATCCAAGCTTATTATTCCCAAAAATGAAAACGACGCCTTACTGGAAGCGCTCAACAAAACGTTTGATCTGGTGATCAAAATGGATAAAGTTGATACGTCCGCAGTAGATCCCCTCGCCCACCCTTACAATGAAACGCAGCCCTTACGTGAGGACCACGTGACGGAATCCAACCAGCGCGACTTATTTCAAAAAAGCGCACCCCAAGTTGAAGCGGGCCTTTATATGGTTCCTGTCGTTATTGATAATGAAGGATAA
- the gatA gene encoding Asp-tRNA(Asn)/Glu-tRNA(Gln) amidotransferase subunit GatA, producing the protein MHQKTIAELKQDLRDKTISSVELTQHFLDRIKTINPTLNSFISITEEYALTQAKAADARLAKGEATSLTGIPIAQKDIFCTKDIKTSCGSKMLDNFIAPYDATVVEQLNKAGAILIGKTNMDEFAMGSSNENSYFGAVKNPWDLERVPGGSSGGSAAAVAARLVPGATGTDTGGSIRQPAALCGITGLKPTYGRVSRYGMIAFASSLDQAGPMAQTAEDAALLLNALAGHDAKDSTSINKNVPDYTATLTTSLEGLKVGLPKEYFGEGLNSSIAESIETVKKTLEKMGATFIEIQLPHTDFAAPAYYVLAPAECSSNLARYDGVRYGYRCDKPVDLDDLYKRSRTEGFGSEVKRRIMIGTYVLSAGYYDAYYLKAQKIRRLIRDDFMKAFETVDVILTPATPTPAFKLNEKIADPVAMYLSDVYTIAVNLAGLPAIAFPAGFMDQLPIGAQLIGNYFEEARLLNITHRYQQETDWHKQSPKLR; encoded by the coding sequence ATGCATCAAAAAACAATTGCTGAATTAAAGCAGGATTTGCGTGATAAAACGATATCCAGCGTCGAACTGACGCAGCATTTTCTCGATCGAATTAAAACAATCAATCCCACACTCAACAGCTTTATTTCCATTACGGAAGAATACGCATTAACGCAAGCAAAAGCCGCCGATGCACGCTTAGCGAAAGGCGAGGCCACTTCTTTAACTGGCATTCCCATCGCTCAAAAAGATATTTTCTGCACGAAAGACATCAAAACCAGTTGCGGGTCAAAGATGCTGGATAATTTTATCGCCCCTTACGACGCCACTGTGGTAGAGCAGCTAAACAAAGCAGGAGCCATTTTAATCGGTAAAACCAATATGGACGAATTCGCCATGGGTTCTTCCAACGAAAACAGCTACTTTGGCGCTGTCAAAAATCCGTGGGACCTGGAGCGCGTTCCCGGCGGATCTTCCGGCGGCTCAGCGGCGGCGGTCGCAGCGCGTCTTGTGCCTGGGGCCACCGGGACGGATACGGGCGGTTCCATTCGTCAACCCGCGGCGTTATGCGGCATTACAGGATTAAAACCCACCTATGGCCGAGTTTCTCGTTATGGCATGATCGCTTTTGCTTCGAGCTTAGACCAAGCCGGACCGATGGCGCAAACGGCTGAAGATGCTGCATTGTTATTAAATGCCCTAGCCGGACACGACGCAAAAGATTCCACTAGTATTAATAAAAACGTTCCCGATTACACCGCAACGTTAACCACTTCATTAGAAGGCTTAAAAGTCGGTTTGCCTAAAGAATATTTTGGCGAAGGGTTAAATTCATCCATTGCTGAATCGATAGAAACCGTCAAAAAAACCTTGGAAAAAATGGGGGCCACGTTTATTGAGATTCAGTTACCCCACACCGATTTTGCAGCTCCAGCTTATTACGTATTAGCGCCGGCCGAATGTTCGTCCAATCTCGCGCGTTATGACGGTGTTCGTTATGGTTATCGCTGCGACAAACCCGTTGATCTCGATGATCTTTACAAACGATCGCGGACTGAGGGCTTTGGTTCGGAAGTCAAACGGCGAATTATGATTGGCACCTACGTACTTTCAGCCGGCTACTACGACGCTTATTATTTAAAAGCCCAAAAAATTCGCCGTTTAATTCGCGATGATTTTATGAAAGCGTTCGAAACGGTGGATGTGATCTTAACCCCAGCGACGCCCACACCCGCTTTTAAATTAAATGAAAAAATAGCAGATCCTGTTGCTATGTATCTTTCCGATGTTTATACCATTGCCGTTAATTTAGCAGGGCTTCCCGCGATCGCTTTCCCCGCCGGGTTTATGGATCAGTTGCCGATCGGAGCGCAATTAATAGGGAATTATTTTGAAGAAGCCCGTTTATTAAATATTACACACCGCTATCAACAAGAAACCGATTGGCACAAACAATCGCCCAAATTGAGGTAG
- the gatB gene encoding Asp-tRNA(Asn)/Glu-tRNA(Gln) amidotransferase subunit GatB, translating into MEWEPVIGLEVHVQLRTQSKIFSGAATAYGAEPNTQACAIDLGLPGVLPVLNKEAVKLAVCFGLSVNASIPPYSIFARKNYFYPDLPKGYQISQYNFPIVQNGHLDIENEDGTTKRIGITRAHLEEDAGKSFHEGMQGYSGIDFNRAGTPLLEIVSEPDIRSAQEAVAYLKALHSLVRYIGVSDANMQEGAFRCDVNISLRPKSEEKFGTRAEIKNVNSFRFVERAILFEINRQKEILENGGTIVQETRLYDAVQDETRSMRTKEEAHDYRYFPDPDLLPVEIGPEFIEAVKNQLPELPWEKRKRFAASYQLSNYDVKLLTTQIEIANYFETVLKIDKTIPPKLAANWINGDLAAALNKNNLSITQSPINAEQLAGLLHRIADNTLSGSMGKQVFETMWGGEGDADTIIERHGLKQITDTEALEKIIDEVIENNPTQVEQYRSGKDKLIAFFVGQVMKATKGKANPQQVNELFKKKL; encoded by the coding sequence ATGGAATGGGAACCCGTTATCGGACTTGAAGTGCATGTCCAATTGCGAACGCAATCGAAAATTTTTTCTGGCGCTGCCACCGCTTACGGCGCTGAACCGAACACCCAAGCCTGTGCAATTGACCTGGGTTTGCCTGGCGTTTTACCCGTATTAAATAAAGAAGCCGTAAAATTAGCCGTTTGTTTCGGTCTCAGTGTGAATGCTTCTATTCCTCCTTATTCGATTTTTGCGCGTAAAAATTATTTCTATCCGGATCTGCCAAAAGGCTATCAAATTAGTCAATATAATTTCCCAATTGTACAAAACGGTCATCTCGATATTGAAAATGAGGATGGAACGACCAAACGCATCGGCATTACCCGCGCACATTTAGAAGAGGACGCCGGAAAATCTTTTCACGAAGGGATGCAAGGCTATTCCGGTATTGATTTCAATCGCGCGGGGACACCACTTCTCGAAATCGTTTCCGAGCCAGACATTCGCTCGGCCCAAGAAGCCGTCGCTTATTTGAAAGCATTGCATTCACTTGTGCGTTATATTGGCGTAAGCGATGCAAATATGCAGGAAGGCGCTTTTCGTTGTGATGTTAATATTTCCCTGCGACCAAAAAGTGAAGAAAAATTCGGCACGCGCGCTGAAATTAAAAACGTGAATTCATTTCGCTTTGTGGAGCGCGCTATTTTATTTGAAATTAACCGTCAGAAAGAAATACTCGAAAACGGCGGCACTATTGTTCAAGAAACCCGTTTATACGATGCCGTTCAAGACGAAACACGCTCAATGCGAACGAAAGAAGAGGCGCATGATTATCGTTATTTTCCCGACCCGGATTTACTACCGGTGGAAATTGGCCCCGAATTTATTGAAGCCGTCAAAAACCAATTACCTGAACTCCCTTGGGAAAAACGCAAACGCTTTGCGGCTAGTTATCAATTAAGTAACTATGACGTTAAATTACTGACTACTCAAATCGAGATAGCCAATTACTTTGAAACTGTCTTAAAAATAGATAAGACCATTCCACCTAAGCTGGCCGCTAATTGGATTAATGGGGATTTGGCGGCAGCATTAAATAAAAATAATCTGTCTATCACCCAAAGCCCTATCAACGCTGAACAATTAGCGGGCCTTCTGCACCGTATCGCCGACAACACTTTATCCGGGAGTATGGGCAAACAAGTGTTTGAAACGATGTGGGGTGGGGAAGGTGATGCGGATACCATCATTGAACGACACGGACTCAAACAAATTACCGATACCGAAGCACTCGAAAAAATCATCGACGAGGTTATCGAAAACAATCCCACCCAAGTTGAACAATACCGCAGCGGCAAGGACAAACTGATCGCCTTCTTTGTCGGCCAAGTAATGAAAGCCACCAAAGGCAAAGCCAATCCGCAACAAGTAAACGAATTATTCAAAAAGAAATTATAA
- a CDS encoding LysR substrate-binding domain-containing protein, with product MNIRDLKYLLAVADSAHFGKAAEKCFVSQPTLSAQLKKLEEELGVRLFERNNKRVLITPIGQIIAAQVRVILQEVEKLKVLAQNAQDPFAGVFHLGIIPTLGPYLLPIIFEIFKKRLPKLNLVVYENKTENILHELQQGRLDAVILALPVSAPNLVVQELFCEPFYVALPKHHPLAKKKSVTLADLEKETLLLLEEGHCLREQALEACSMTAAKTETGFKATSLETLRHLVAAGAGITLLPALSVNAEKSELAIKSFNATIPSRSIGMLWRDFSARKECCETMAKLISAEVKKHPKLKTRAPLKVMERKLE from the coding sequence ATGAATATCCGTGATCTTAAATATCTACTTGCAGTCGCTGACTCCGCCCACTTTGGCAAAGCGGCTGAAAAGTGCTTTGTCAGTCAGCCCACTTTAAGCGCCCAGCTTAAAAAGCTGGAAGAAGAGTTGGGGGTGAGGCTATTTGAGCGTAATAACAAACGCGTTTTAATTACACCGATCGGTCAAATTATCGCGGCCCAAGTCCGCGTTATTTTGCAAGAAGTGGAAAAATTAAAAGTCTTAGCACAAAACGCGCAAGATCCTTTTGCGGGCGTTTTCCACCTAGGCATCATCCCCACTCTCGGCCCTTATTTATTGCCTATTATTTTTGAGATTTTTAAAAAACGACTGCCTAAATTAAACTTAGTCGTTTACGAAAACAAAACCGAAAACATTCTTCATGAACTTCAGCAGGGGAGATTGGACGCTGTGATTTTGGCGCTCCCAGTTTCTGCCCCAAATCTCGTGGTTCAGGAATTATTCTGTGAACCCTTTTACGTGGCTTTACCTAAGCATCATCCCCTGGCTAAAAAGAAAAGCGTGACGCTGGCCGACCTTGAAAAAGAAACGTTGCTTTTATTAGAGGAGGGGCACTGTTTGCGTGAACAAGCCCTGGAGGCGTGCAGCATGACCGCAGCGAAAACCGAAACGGGATTTAAAGCAACGAGCCTTGAGACATTACGTCATTTAGTTGCGGCGGGTGCTGGAATTACTCTATTGCCCGCGCTTTCGGTAAACGCTGAAAAAAGTGAGTTAGCCATTAAATCTTTTAATGCCACTATTCCTTCGCGATCCATCGGAATGCTTTGGCGTGATTTTAGCGCGCGAAAGGAATGTTGTGAGACAATGGCGAAGTTAATTAGCGCAGAAGTGAAAAAACATCCGAAATTAAAAACACGCGCGCCGTTGAAGGTGATGGAAAGAAAATTAGAGTAG
- a CDS encoding peroxiredoxin, producing MIKIGEQFPSFSLKAVISNDVNKAFTEINEKSYANKWLVLFFWPKDFTFVCPTEIAEFGRLNGEFADRDAQVLGASVDSEFVHLAWRREKEELSQLPFPMLSDIRRDLSQRLGILNEKEGVAERATFIVDPNHIVRFVMVNDLNVGRNPQEVLRVLDALQTDELCPCNWQQGEETIVVA from the coding sequence ATGATAAAAATCGGCGAACAATTTCCTTCATTTTCATTAAAGGCTGTAATCAGCAATGATGTTAACAAAGCCTTTACCGAAATCAACGAAAAAAGCTATGCGAACAAATGGCTCGTCCTCTTCTTCTGGCCTAAGGACTTTACCTTTGTATGTCCGACAGAAATTGCTGAATTTGGGCGACTGAATGGCGAATTTGCTGACCGCGATGCGCAGGTGCTCGGCGCCAGCGTCGACTCCGAATTTGTCCATTTAGCTTGGCGGCGAGAAAAAGAAGAGCTTAGCCAATTACCGTTCCCCATGCTGTCCGACATCCGACGTGACTTGTCACAACGCCTCGGTATTTTGAACGAAAAAGAAGGCGTAGCGGAACGTGCCACCTTTATCGTTGATCCTAACCACATCGTGCGTTTTGTAATGGTGAACGACCTCAACGTTGGCCGCAATCCTCAAGAGGTTTTGCGCGTTCTTGACGCTTTACAAACCGATGAACTCTGCCCTTGCAACTGGCAGCAAGGCGAAGAAACAATTGTGGTTGCCTAA
- a CDS encoding carboxymuconolactone decarboxylase family protein: MLQTYKDQLPDYAKDLKLNLTQVLSESPSSELSNQQITGVALAVAYATRNRQLIELIFQKAEAELDESTLQAIKAAASIMAMNNIYYRFVHLVKDSEYQRLPANLRMNIIANPGIDKKDFELYSLAVSAINGCGLCIDAHANTLIKAGFSKHSIQHVIRIAAVLNGLAQVSIIENKT; the protein is encoded by the coding sequence ATGTTACAAACTTACAAAGATCAATTACCCGATTATGCAAAAGATTTAAAATTAAATCTAACGCAAGTATTAAGTGAGTCGCCTTCGAGCGAACTATCAAATCAACAAATCACAGGCGTTGCATTAGCCGTTGCTTATGCTACACGAAATCGTCAGTTAATCGAGCTCATTTTTCAAAAAGCCGAAGCTGAGCTTGATGAATCGACCTTACAGGCCATTAAAGCGGCGGCCAGCATTATGGCGATGAATAATATTTATTATCGCTTCGTGCATTTGGTAAAAGACAGTGAATACCAACGCCTACCCGCTAATTTGCGCATGAATATAATCGCAAATCCTGGCATCGATAAAAAAGATTTTGAACTTTATTCCTTAGCCGTTTCTGCCATCAATGGTTGCGGCTTGTGTATTGATGCCCATGCTAATACATTAATTAAAGCTGGTTTCAGCAAACATTCCATTCAACATGTCATTCGTATCGCGGCAGTATTAAATGGGCTGGCGCAGGTTTCGATTATTGAGAATAAAACATAG
- a CDS encoding PilX N-terminal domain-containing pilus assembly protein: MILVSVLLFLFALSLLMTAHLELHLLETKMSENNYHRIVTFEAAEAGLMAAEASIQGKSFSLPSSGATVNYHIQLMGTDACDKKRYRITADALFHRSKVALLSEYEYLLSTTKPACKKEVINRRTYWKRL; the protein is encoded by the coding sequence ATGATACTGGTCAGCGTACTTTTATTCCTATTTGCGCTGAGTTTATTAATGACAGCGCATCTTGAACTTCACTTGCTCGAAACTAAAATGAGTGAAAATAATTATCATCGAATTGTCACCTTTGAAGCAGCTGAAGCAGGTTTGATGGCGGCTGAAGCTTCAATACAAGGAAAATCATTTTCACTACCGTCTTCGGGGGCGACAGTGAATTATCATATTCAGTTAATGGGCACGGACGCTTGTGATAAAAAACGGTATCGCATTACGGCTGATGCCCTTTTTCATCGAAGCAAAGTGGCTTTGCTCAGTGAGTATGAATACTTATTGTCAACGACAAAACCAGCCTGTAAAAAAGAAGTAATTAATCGTCGCACGTATTGGAAAAGACTTTAA
- a CDS encoding PilW family protein, with the protein MKLQTGFSLIELLVSLFLGSLLMIMLVKLYFSFRETAQWQDTLAAIQERERFGAYFLAQRIRQAGDSTCEPGETVDQSNAVIGYDSDHLPPDLRKESIPNSDVIVIGECLRYHNKLQFIKTAYFISDTHRKEKGKPVFLYEKPMDGARQELIADVNKLTIHYGVSSSDRQSIRYYHTAAAIKNWEAIKSVNLTLFFHSNLMLLKKWHLYVTLRERF; encoded by the coding sequence ATGAAATTGCAAACAGGGTTCAGTCTAATTGAATTATTGGTGTCTCTGTTTTTAGGCTCTTTATTAATGATTATGCTTGTGAAACTCTATTTCAGCTTTCGTGAAACCGCACAATGGCAGGATACCCTAGCAGCCATTCAAGAACGCGAACGGTTTGGTGCGTATTTCTTAGCGCAACGCATTCGACAAGCGGGCGATTCGACTTGTGAACCTGGTGAAACGGTGGATCAATCAAATGCCGTTATAGGGTACGATTCAGATCATTTGCCGCCCGATTTACGCAAAGAAAGCATTCCTAATTCTGACGTCATCGTTATTGGCGAATGCTTGCGTTATCACAATAAGTTACAATTTATAAAAACCGCTTATTTTATCAGCGATACGCATCGCAAAGAAAAGGGGAAACCAGTTTTTTTGTATGAAAAACCAATGGATGGGGCGCGGCAGGAACTAATTGCCGACGTTAATAAATTAACCATTCACTATGGGGTTTCCTCTTCTGACCGTCAATCCATTCGTTATTACCACACTGCCGCCGCAATTAAAAACTGGGAAGCTATCAAAAGCGTCAATCTAACGCTTTTTTTTCATTCTAATTTAATGCTTCTTAAAAAATGGCATCTGTATGTGACTTTGCGAGAAAGATTTTGA
- a CDS encoding type IV pilus modification PilV family protein, whose protein sequence is MSHSPSYGFTLLEVLIAWSILSGILLSVLFLQIDEVRHIRHAYYYSVATVQLRSLIERLRANQTSVAREREWRDWNNENKGVLPQGEGNYRCERRICHVTVHWRERKIQTLSLVAAV, encoded by the coding sequence ATGAGTCATTCACCTTCTTACGGGTTTACATTGCTTGAGGTATTAATTGCCTGGTCTATTTTATCCGGTATTTTATTAAGTGTTTTGTTTTTACAAATCGATGAGGTTCGCCATATTCGTCATGCTTATTATTACAGCGTAGCTACGGTTCAATTACGATCTTTAATAGAACGACTGCGCGCGAATCAAACTTCCGTTGCGCGTGAACGGGAATGGAGGGATTGGAATAATGAGAATAAGGGGGTGTTGCCGCAAGGAGAAGGGAATTATCGCTGTGAACGACGTATTTGCCACGTGACCGTTCATTGGCGGGAGAGAAAAATACAAACTTTATCTTTGGTTGCAGCGGTATGA